Within Mycobacteriales bacterium, the genomic segment CAGCGCGAGGGTGCCGATGAAGGCCTTCCGTACGCGCGTCGCCGGGACCGCGCCGACCGCCCCCGGAAGCATGCCTACTGCGCAGCGATGAGGTCGCGATACCACCCGTACGAGTCCTTCGGGGTGCGGGTCAGGGTGTCGAAGTCGACCCGCACCAGGCCGAAGCGCTTGGAGAAGCCCTGGGCCCACTCGAAGTTGTCCAGCAGCGACCAGCAGTAGTAGCCGCGCACGTCCACCCCGGCGTCGATCGCGTCCTTGACCGCGCGCAGGTGACCGTCCAGATAGGACACCCGGTCCTTGTCGTGGATCGCGCCGTCCGGACCGACCTCGTCGTCGTACGCGGCCCCGTTCTCGGTGACGTAGAGCGGCGGGAGGTTCTCATACCGGTCCCGCAGGGCGGTCAGGGTCTCGGTCAGCCCGGCCGGGACCACGGGCCAGCCGAAGGCGGTGCGGGCCGGGTCCGGCCAGGGCACGTCGGTCATCCCGAAGACGGCCGAGGCCTCGGCCCGGACCAGCTCGGGAAAGTAGTAGTTCACGCCGAGGAAATCGATCGGCGCGCTGATCGTCTCCAGGTCGCCGGCCTGCACGGTGTCGCCGGTCAGCTCCTGCAGCAGCTCCGGGTAGCGGCCCAGCAGGATCGGGTCGGTGTAGAGGTGGTTGTGCAGCGCGTTCCGGAAGGCGGCGGCGGCCACGTCGGCCGGCTCGTCGGTGGCCGGATGGCAGGGCCCGTAGTTGTTGGTGATCCCGACCGGGACCGACGGCGTCGCCGCCCGCAGCGCCGCGACCGCCAGCCCGTGCCCGAGCAGCTGGTGATGGGCGACCGGGAACGCGGCCGCGCCGAGCTGGAGGCCGGGCGCGTGGCTGCCCTCGATGTGCCCGTTCCAGGTCACCACGACCGGCTCGTTGAGGGTGATCCAGCGGCCGACCCGGTCGCCGAGGGCCTCGGCCAGCACGCTGGCGTAGTCGGCGAACCGGGCCGCGGTGTCCCGGTTGAGCCAGCCGCCGACGTCCTGCAGCGGCTGCGGCAGGTCCCAGTGGAACAGCGTCGCGGCCGGCTCGATCCCGGCCTCCCGCAGCCCGTCGGCCAGCCGCTTGTAGTAGTCCAGCCCGGCCTGGTTCACCGGCCCGGAGCCGGTCGGCACGATCCGCGGCCAGGCCACGGAGAAGCGGTAGGCCTGCACCCCGAGGCCGGTCATCAGCGCGATGTCCTCGCCGTACCGGTGGTAGGAGTCGCAGGCCACGTCCCCGGTGTCGCCGCCCGATATGGTGCCGGGCGTGTGGCTGAACGTGTCCCAGACCGAGACTCCGCGTCCGTCCTCGGTCACCGCGCCCTCGATCTGGTACGAGGCGGTAGCCGTACC encodes:
- a CDS encoding GH1 family beta-glucosidase; amino-acid sequence: MIDDGLRFPPGFVFGTATASYQIEGAVTEDGRGVSVWDTFSHTPGTISGGDTGDVACDSYHRYGEDIALMTGLGVQAYRFSVAWPRIVPTGSGPVNQAGLDYYKRLADGLREAGIEPAATLFHWDLPQPLQDVGGWLNRDTAARFADYASVLAEALGDRVGRWITLNEPVVVTWNGHIEGSHAPGLQLGAAAFPVAHHQLLGHGLAVAALRAATPSVPVGITNNYGPCHPATDEPADVAAAAFRNALHNHLYTDPILLGRYPELLQELTGDTVQAGDLETISAPIDFLGVNYYFPELVRAEASAVFGMTDVPWPDPARTAFGWPVVPAGLTETLTALRDRYENLPPLYVTENGAAYDDEVGPDGAIHDKDRVSYLDGHLRAVKDAIDAGVDVRGYYCWSLLDNFEWAQGFSKRFGLVRVDFDTLTRTPKDSYGWYRDLIAAQ